A genomic stretch from Candidatus Methylomirabilota bacterium includes:
- a CDS encoding cyclic nucleotide-binding domain-containing protein, whose amino-acid sequence MSSPAETAAFLKTVRLFKEFAQPELLAFASRLRERALRKGQVLFREGDAGQEMFVVRGGTALISKAVTGRVEKVLGREGAGDFFGEMSLFDRAPRSATVQAETDVELLVLDRDNLNLLIEVNPRAAAAFFHALVHVFIDRLRASGNLVAEVTRWGLEATGLDVESR is encoded by the coding sequence GTGTCGAGTCCCGCCGAGACCGCCGCGTTCCTCAAGACCGTCCGCCTGTTCAAGGAGTTCGCCCAGCCGGAGCTGCTGGCCTTCGCCTCGCGTCTGCGCGAGCGGGCGCTCCGGAAGGGGCAGGTCCTGTTTCGCGAGGGGGACGCCGGTCAGGAGATGTTCGTCGTGCGCGGGGGCACCGCGCTCATCTCCAAGGCGGTCACCGGACGCGTCGAGAAGGTGCTGGGGCGGGAGGGGGCCGGCGACTTCTTCGGTGAGATGAGCCTCTTCGACCGCGCCCCGCGCTCGGCCACGGTCCAGGCCGAGACCGACGTGGAGCTGCTCGTCCTCGACCGCGACAACCTGAACCTTCTCATCGAGGTCAACCCGCGCGCGGCCGCCGCCTTCTTCCACGCCCTCGTGCACGTCTTCATCGACCGGCTCCGCGCTTCCGGGAACCTCGTCGCCGAGGTGACGCGCTGGGGCCTGGAGGCCACGGGGCTGGACGTGGAGTCGCGATGA